A portion of the Paenibacillus hamazuiensis genome contains these proteins:
- the rpsG gene encoding 30S ribosomal protein S7, whose translation MPRKGPVAKRDVLPDPIYNSKLVTRLVNRIMIDGKKGTAQSILYNAFNLIKERTGKEPMEVFEAALKNIMPVLEVKARRVGGANYQVPIEVKPERRTSLGLRWLVNYSRSRGEKTMEERLAQEIIDASNNTGASVKKREDTHKMAEANKAFAHYRW comes from the coding sequence ATGCCTCGTAAAGGTCCAGTTGCAAAGAGAGACGTATTGCCGGATCCGATTTACAACAGCAAGCTAGTTACTCGTCTGGTTAACCGCATCATGATTGATGGAAAGAAAGGTACAGCACAGTCCATTCTTTATAATGCGTTCAACCTGATCAAAGAACGTACCGGCAAAGAACCAATGGAAGTTTTCGAAGCCGCTTTGAAAAACATCATGCCCGTACTTGAGGTTAAAGCTCGCCGCGTAGGCGGTGCGAACTATCAGGTGCCGATCGAAGTGAAGCCGGAACGCCGCACTTCGTTGGGTCTTCGTTGGCTCGTCAACTACTCTCGCTCGCGCGGAGAGAAGACGATGGAAGAAAGATTGGCTCAAGAAATCATCGATGCCAGCAACAACACCGGCGCATCGGTGAAGAAGCGTGAAGACACGCACAAGATGGCGGAAGCAAACAAAGCGTTTGCCCACTATCGTTGGTAG
- the rpsL gene encoding 30S ribosomal protein S12, which yields MPTINQLVRKGRQAKTTKSKSPALQKGFNALKREATDISAPQKRGVCTRVGTMTPKKPNSALRKYARVRLTNRVEVTAYIPGIGHNLQEHSVVLIRGGRVKDLPGVRYHIVRGALDTSGVNNRKQARSKYGAKRPKEKK from the coding sequence ATGCCAACAATTAACCAGCTCGTTCGTAAAGGACGTCAAGCAAAAACGACTAAATCGAAGTCCCCGGCTCTGCAAAAAGGATTCAACGCCCTGAAGAGAGAGGCGACGGATATCAGCGCTCCGCAAAAGCGCGGCGTCTGCACTCGCGTAGGTACGATGACTCCGAAGAAGCCGAACTCGGCTCTTCGCAAATACGCTCGTGTGCGTTTGACCAACCGTGTCGAGGTTACCGCTTATATCCCGGGTATCGGACACAACCTGCAGGAGCACAGCGTGGTTCTGATCCGCGGCGGTCGTGTTAAAGACCTTCCTGGTGTTCGTTACCACATCGTTCGCGGTGCGCTCGATACTTCCGGCGTGAACAACCGTAAACAAGCTCGTTCGAAATACGGCGCCAAGCGTCCGAAAGAGAAAAAGTAA
- a CDS encoding 50S ribosomal protein L7ae-like protein — MSYEKVKQAAKLSIGTKQATKMVELGKAVEVFVARDADPRITNKVVNLCKKTGVTITYVDSMKQLGKACGIEVGAAIAAVVNE; from the coding sequence ATGTCTTATGAAAAGGTAAAACAGGCAGCGAAGTTGAGTATAGGCACAAAGCAAGCGACCAAGATGGTCGAACTAGGTAAAGCTGTCGAAGTGTTTGTTGCAAGAGATGCAGATCCGCGAATAACGAACAAAGTGGTGAACCTTTGCAAGAAGACGGGGGTCACTATCACATACGTTGATTCCATGAAACAGTTAGGTAAAGCGTGTGGCATCGAAGTAGGGGCTGCGATCGCAGCCGTTGTAAATGAATGA
- the rpoC gene encoding DNA-directed RNA polymerase subunit beta', with protein sequence MMDVNNFEFMKIGLASPDKIRSWSRGEVKKPETINYRTLKPEKEGLFCEKIFGPTKDWECHCGKYKRVRYKGVVCDRCGVEVTRQKVRRERMGHIELAAPVSHIWYFKGIPSRMGLALDMSPRSLEEIIYFASYVVTDPGDTPLEKKQLLSEKEYRSYREKYGYAFQAGMGAEAVKKLLMDIDLEKEVETLKEELKTAQGQRRNRAIKRLEVMEAFRNSKNAPEWMVLDVLPVIPPELRPMVQLDGGRFATSDLNDLYRRVINRNNRLKRLLDLGAPDIIVQNEKRMLQEAVDALIDNGRRGRPVTGPGNRPLKSLSHMLKGKQGRFRQNLLGKRVDYSGRSVIVVGPSLKMYQCGLPKEMALELFKPFVMKELVNKGLAHNIKSAKRKVERVSPEVWDVLEEVIKEHPVLLNRAPTLHRLGIQAFEPILVEGRAIKLHPLVCTAYNADFDGDQMAVHVPLSSEAQAEARLLMLASGNILNPKDGKPVVTPSQDMVLGSFYLTMDNKKGKGAGAILASVHEAISLYQRGEASLHARVAIPAKALGKTSFTPEQQDAMLITTIGKIIFNEIYPKDFPYINEPTKTNLLNGIPNDYFVFEKGGDIRKKMEELPEPKGVGKDYLGSIIAECFRRYKTTETSIILDKIKQLGFTYSTRSGITIAVADVTVPKEKVDILRESDEKVRVVTNQYRRGLITDDERYDRIIAIWSKAKDEITDILMKSLDKYNSINMMVESKARGNKSQITQLGGMRGLMANPSGKIIELPIKSNFREGLTVMEYFISTHGARKGLADTALRTADSGYLTRRLVDVAQDVIVREDDCGTDKGFMVSKIQDGKEVIEDLYDRIEGRYSFETIRHPETGEIIVNRNELIDSQKADAIIAAGIERVQIRSVLSCRSRHGVCNRCYGRNLATGQHVEIGEAVGIIAAQSIGEPGTQLTMRTFHTGGVAGDDITQGLPRIQELFEARNPKGQAIISEIDGVVKDIREAKDRREIEVAGEAETKVYAVPYGSRIRVSIGQEVEAGDELTEGSIDPKEMLRIKGIRGVQNYILQEVQRVYRNQGVEINDKHVEVMIRQMLRKIRIVDAGDTTLLPGSFVDIHEYEEANKVALFSGQEPAVAKPVLLGITKASLETDSFLSAASFQETTRVLTDAAIKGKVDQLLGLKENVIIGKLIPAGTGMSRYRNIRIVDPNAPEEEQTEELLATVSVE encoded by the coding sequence TTGATGGACGTTAACAACTTTGAGTTTATGAAAATAGGCTTGGCATCGCCGGATAAAATCCGTTCCTGGTCCCGCGGAGAAGTGAAAAAGCCCGAAACGATCAACTACCGTACGCTCAAACCGGAAAAAGAAGGGCTTTTCTGCGAAAAGATTTTCGGACCGACGAAGGACTGGGAGTGCCATTGCGGCAAGTACAAGCGCGTCCGTTATAAAGGCGTCGTCTGTGACCGTTGCGGCGTCGAGGTGACACGTCAAAAAGTTCGCCGCGAACGGATGGGACACATCGAGCTGGCCGCTCCCGTTTCCCACATTTGGTACTTTAAAGGAATTCCGAGCCGGATGGGTCTCGCGCTCGATATGTCGCCGCGGTCCCTGGAAGAGATCATCTATTTTGCGTCTTATGTTGTGACGGACCCTGGCGATACGCCTCTTGAAAAGAAACAGCTTCTTTCCGAGAAGGAATACCGCAGCTATCGCGAGAAATACGGATATGCTTTCCAAGCCGGCATGGGTGCCGAAGCGGTGAAAAAGCTCCTCATGGACATCGATCTCGAAAAAGAGGTCGAAACGCTCAAGGAAGAGCTGAAAACCGCGCAAGGCCAACGCCGCAACCGCGCAATCAAACGTTTGGAAGTGATGGAAGCTTTCCGCAACTCGAAAAACGCACCGGAGTGGATGGTGCTTGACGTATTGCCGGTCATTCCGCCGGAACTGCGTCCGATGGTGCAGCTCGACGGCGGACGTTTTGCAACGTCCGACCTTAACGATCTGTACCGCCGCGTCATCAACCGGAACAACCGTTTGAAAAGACTGCTCGACCTTGGCGCACCGGATATTATCGTGCAAAACGAAAAGCGGATGCTGCAGGAAGCGGTTGACGCTTTGATCGACAACGGCCGCCGCGGCCGTCCGGTCACCGGGCCGGGCAACCGCCCGCTCAAGTCGCTTAGCCACATGCTGAAGGGTAAGCAAGGCCGTTTCCGGCAAAACCTGCTCGGCAAACGCGTCGATTACTCCGGCCGTTCCGTTATCGTCGTAGGACCGAGCCTGAAAATGTACCAGTGCGGATTGCCGAAGGAAATGGCGCTTGAGCTGTTTAAGCCTTTTGTCATGAAGGAACTGGTTAACAAGGGACTGGCTCACAATATCAAGAGCGCGAAGCGCAAAGTCGAAAGAGTGAGCCCGGAAGTATGGGATGTGCTCGAAGAGGTGATCAAGGAGCATCCGGTTCTCTTGAACCGTGCCCCCACACTGCACAGACTCGGCATCCAGGCGTTCGAGCCGATTCTCGTGGAAGGCCGCGCGATCAAGCTGCATCCGCTCGTATGTACGGCGTACAACGCCGACTTCGACGGCGACCAGATGGCCGTGCACGTGCCGCTCTCCTCGGAGGCTCAAGCGGAAGCTCGCCTGCTCATGCTCGCTTCGGGCAACATTTTGAACCCGAAGGACGGCAAACCGGTCGTTACGCCTTCCCAGGACATGGTTCTCGGCAGCTTCTATTTGACGATGGACAACAAGAAAGGCAAAGGTGCCGGAGCGATTCTCGCGTCGGTGCACGAAGCGATTTCCTTGTACCAGCGCGGCGAAGCCTCCTTGCATGCGCGCGTAGCCATTCCGGCTAAAGCGCTTGGCAAAACCAGCTTCACACCGGAGCAGCAAGATGCGATGCTCATAACGACGATCGGAAAAATCATTTTCAATGAGATTTATCCGAAGGATTTCCCATATATCAACGAACCGACGAAAACAAACCTGCTGAACGGCATCCCGAACGACTATTTTGTTTTCGAAAAGGGCGGCGACATTCGCAAGAAAATGGAAGAGCTGCCAGAGCCGAAAGGCGTCGGCAAAGACTACCTCGGTTCGATCATCGCGGAATGCTTCCGCCGTTACAAAACAACGGAAACGTCGATCATTCTCGATAAAATCAAGCAGCTTGGCTTTACGTATTCGACGCGTTCCGGAATAACCATTGCCGTAGCGGACGTGACCGTACCGAAGGAAAAAGTGGATATTCTCCGCGAATCCGACGAGAAAGTGCGCGTTGTTACGAACCAATACCGCCGCGGTTTGATTACCGACGACGAGCGTTATGACCGCATTATCGCGATCTGGAGCAAGGCAAAGGACGAAATTACCGATATCCTGATGAAGTCGCTCGACAAGTACAACTCCATCAACATGATGGTCGAGTCGAAAGCGCGGGGTAACAAATCGCAGATTACCCAGCTCGGCGGTATGCGCGGTCTCATGGCGAACCCGTCCGGTAAGATCATCGAGCTCCCGATCAAGTCGAACTTCCGCGAAGGCCTCACGGTCATGGAGTACTTTATCTCCACGCACGGCGCGCGGAAAGGTTTGGCGGATACGGCGCTCAGAACGGCCGACTCCGGTTACTTGACCCGCCGTCTCGTCGACGTTGCGCAGGACGTCATCGTCCGCGAGGACGACTGCGGAACGGACAAAGGATTTATGGTCAGCAAAATTCAGGACGGCAAGGAAGTTATTGAGGATCTGTACGACCGTATCGAAGGACGTTATTCGTTCGAAACGATTCGTCATCCGGAAACCGGCGAAATCATTGTAAACCGCAACGAGCTGATCGATTCTCAGAAGGCCGACGCGATCATCGCGGCAGGCATCGAAAGAGTACAGATCCGCTCCGTGCTCAGCTGCCGCTCGCGCCATGGCGTGTGCAACCGCTGCTACGGCCGTAACTTGGCGACCGGTCAGCACGTGGAGATCGGTGAAGCGGTCGGTATCATCGCGGCTCAGTCCATCGGCGAGCCGGGAACCCAGCTGACGATGCGTACGTTCCACACCGGCGGCGTCGCAGGCGACGATATTACGCAAGGTTTGCCGCGGATTCAGGAGCTTTTTGAAGCGCGCAATCCGAAAGGGCAAGCGATCATCTCGGAAATCGACGGCGTCGTCAAAGACATCCGCGAGGCGAAAGACCGCCGCGAGATCGAAGTGGCCGGCGAAGCCGAAACGAAGGTTTATGCAGTGCCGTACGGTTCCCGCATCCGGGTATCGATCGGCCAGGAGGTCGAGGCCGGCGACGAGCTGACTGAGGGCTCCATCGACCCGAAAGAAATGCTGCGCATCAAAGGTATCCGCGGCGTGCAGAACTACATTTTGCAGGAAGTGCAGCGCGTTTACCGGAACCAGGGCGTGGAAATCAACGACAAGCACGTTGAGGTCATGATCCGCCAGATGCTGCGCAAAATCCGCATTGTCGATGCGGGAGACACGACGCTGCTGCCGGGCTCCTTTGTCGACATTCACGAATATGAAGAAGCGAACAAAGTGGCGCTGTTCTCCGGCCAAGAGCCTGCGGTTGCGAAACCGGTTCTGCTCGGTATCACCAAAGCGTCGCTCGAAACCGACTCCTTCCTGTCGGCGGCATCGTTCCAGGAAACGACACGCGTTCTTACCGACGCCGCTATCAAAGGAAAAGTCGACCAACTGCTCGGCTTGAAAGAGAATGTCATCATCGGCAAGCTCATTCCGGCAGGTACCGGGATGTCCCGTTACCGCAACATTCGGATCGTCGATCCGAATGCGCCGGAGGAAGAGCAGACCGAAGAGCTTCTCGCAACGGTCAGCGTAGAATAG
- the rpoB gene encoding DNA-directed RNA polymerase subunit beta translates to MAGHLVQYGRRKRRSYARINEVLDIPNLIEIQQKSYQWFLDEGLREMFQDISPIQDFTGNLVLEFIDYSLGEPKYSVDESKERDVTYAAPLRVKVRLINKETGEVKEQEVFMGDFPLMTETGTFIINGAERVIVSQLVRSPSVYFSTKVDKNGKKTYTATVIPNRGAWLELETDAKDIIYVRIDRTRKIPVTVLLRALGFGTDAEIIDLLGDDEYIRNTLDKDNTDSTDKALIEIYERLRPGEPPTLDNARSLLIARFFDPKRYDLANVGRYKINKKLHIKNRLFNQRLAETLVDRDTGEIIAEAGQLIDRRLLDNILPHLENNVGFKDYTVVNGVTESDRIPVQVVNVYSPIEDGKVVKVIANGKIDKTVKHITPADIIASINYFINLLHGIGSTDDIDHLGNRRLRSVGELLQNQFRIGLSRMERVVRERMSIQDANVITPQALINIRPVIASIKEFFGSSQLSQFMDQTNPLAELTHKRRLSALGPGGLTRERAGFEVRDVHHSHYGRMCPIETPEGPNIGLINSLSTFARINEYGFIESPYRWVDPKTGVVTDQIAYLTADEEDNYVVAQANAELTDEGKFANDSVIVRYKDENLILPKERVDYMDVSPKQVVSVATALIPFLENDDSNRALMGSNMQRQAVPLLIPKAPLVGTGMEHKSAKDSGVCIVSKYDGVIEKVSANEIWLRRQQTIDGRLVNGDIVKYKLHKFMRSNQGTCINQRPIIHKGDIIKAGDILADGPSTEMGELALGRNVVVAFMTWEGYNYEDAILLSERLVKEDVYTSIHIEEYESEARDTKLGPEEITRDIPNVGEDALKNLDERGIIRVGAEIGAGDILVGKVTPKGVTELTAEERLLHAIFGEKAREVRDTSLRVPHGTDGIVVDVKVFTRENGDELPPGVNQLVRVYIAQKRKISEGDKMAGRHGNKGVIARILPEEDMPFLPDGTPVEVVLNPLGVPSRMNIGQVLEVHLGMAAKLLGIHTATPVFDGARENDVFDTMEEAGMNRNGKTLLYDGRTGEPFEREVTVGVMYMIKLAHMVDDKIHARSTGPYSLVTQQPLGGKAQFGGQRFGEMEVWALEAYGAAYTLQEILTVKSDDVVGRVKTYESIVKGENVPEPGVPESFKVLIKELQSLGMDVKILTENEEEIEMKEMDDDDEVTSDKLNLNLEGAEMGVE, encoded by the coding sequence TTGGCGGGTCATCTTGTTCAGTATGGTCGACGCAAACGCAGGTCTTATGCACGCATCAATGAGGTTTTGGACATCCCGAACCTGATTGAGATCCAGCAAAAATCGTACCAATGGTTCTTGGACGAAGGATTGCGTGAAATGTTTCAGGATATTTCCCCGATTCAGGACTTTACGGGAAATCTGGTGTTGGAATTTATCGACTACAGCTTGGGTGAACCGAAGTATTCCGTCGATGAATCCAAAGAACGCGACGTCACTTATGCGGCTCCGCTTCGTGTGAAGGTGCGCCTCATCAATAAGGAAACCGGTGAAGTCAAGGAGCAGGAAGTATTCATGGGCGACTTCCCGTTGATGACGGAAACAGGCACGTTCATTATCAACGGCGCGGAACGGGTTATCGTCAGTCAGCTCGTTCGCTCTCCCAGCGTCTATTTCAGTACGAAAGTGGATAAAAACGGCAAGAAAACGTACACGGCGACGGTCATCCCTAACCGGGGCGCATGGCTGGAGCTCGAAACGGACGCCAAAGACATCATCTACGTCCGCATCGACCGCACTCGCAAAATTCCGGTGACGGTGCTGCTCAGGGCGCTTGGTTTTGGCACCGATGCGGAAATTATCGACTTGCTCGGCGATGACGAATATATTCGCAACACGCTGGACAAGGACAATACCGATTCGACCGACAAGGCGCTCATCGAAATTTACGAGCGGCTGCGTCCGGGCGAACCTCCGACTTTGGATAATGCGCGAAGCTTGCTCATAGCGCGTTTCTTCGATCCCAAACGATACGATCTGGCCAACGTAGGCCGTTATAAAATCAATAAAAAGCTTCATATCAAAAACCGTCTTTTCAATCAGCGGCTGGCGGAAACGCTGGTCGACCGCGATACGGGCGAAATCATCGCCGAGGCGGGCCAGCTGATCGACCGCAGATTGCTCGACAACATTTTGCCGCATTTGGAGAACAACGTCGGATTTAAAGATTACACCGTCGTGAACGGAGTAACCGAGTCCGATCGCATTCCGGTACAGGTTGTCAACGTCTATTCTCCGATCGAAGACGGCAAAGTGGTTAAGGTTATCGCCAACGGCAAAATCGATAAAACGGTCAAGCACATTACGCCGGCCGACATTATCGCTTCGATTAACTACTTTATCAATTTGCTGCACGGCATCGGCAGCACGGACGATATCGACCATCTGGGCAACCGCCGTTTGCGCTCCGTAGGTGAGCTGCTGCAAAACCAGTTCCGCATCGGCTTGTCCCGTATGGAACGCGTCGTCCGCGAGCGGATGTCCATTCAGGATGCGAACGTGATTACGCCGCAAGCGCTGATCAACATTCGCCCCGTCATCGCATCGATCAAGGAATTTTTCGGAAGTTCCCAGCTGTCGCAGTTTATGGACCAAACGAACCCGCTTGCCGAGCTGACGCACAAACGCCGTCTCTCCGCACTCGGACCGGGCGGTTTGACGCGGGAACGCGCGGGCTTCGAAGTGCGCGACGTCCACCACTCTCACTACGGACGGATGTGCCCTATCGAGACGCCGGAAGGTCCGAACATCGGCTTGATCAACTCGCTTTCCACCTTCGCGCGGATCAACGAATACGGCTTTATCGAATCGCCGTATCGTTGGGTCGATCCGAAGACAGGTGTCGTCACCGACCAAATCGCGTATTTGACGGCGGATGAAGAAGATAACTACGTCGTTGCGCAGGCGAACGCCGAGCTGACCGATGAGGGCAAATTTGCAAACGATTCGGTTATCGTCCGTTATAAAGACGAAAACTTGATTTTGCCGAAAGAACGCGTCGACTATATGGACGTATCGCCTAAGCAGGTGGTATCCGTTGCGACGGCCTTGATCCCGTTCCTCGAGAACGACGACTCCAACCGCGCGCTTATGGGTTCCAACATGCAGCGGCAGGCCGTTCCGCTTCTCATTCCGAAAGCGCCGCTCGTCGGCACGGGGATGGAGCATAAATCGGCGAAAGATTCGGGTGTATGTATTGTATCCAAATATGACGGAGTTATTGAAAAAGTATCCGCCAATGAAATTTGGCTGCGACGCCAACAAACGATCGACGGCCGCCTCGTTAACGGCGATATTGTGAAATATAAGCTTCATAAGTTTATGCGTTCCAACCAGGGAACGTGCATCAACCAGCGTCCTATCATACACAAAGGCGACATTATCAAGGCCGGAGACATTTTGGCGGACGGACCGTCCACCGAAATGGGCGAGCTTGCCCTCGGTCGGAACGTCGTCGTTGCGTTTATGACGTGGGAAGGCTACAACTACGAGGATGCGATTTTGCTCAGCGAGCGGCTCGTTAAGGAGGATGTGTACACTTCGATTCACATCGAGGAGTACGAATCCGAAGCGAGGGATACGAAGCTCGGTCCGGAGGAAATTACGCGCGATATCCCGAACGTCGGCGAAGACGCGCTGAAAAACCTCGACGAGCGCGGCATCATCCGCGTTGGCGCCGAGATCGGCGCAGGCGATATTCTCGTCGGTAAGGTAACGCCGAAGGGTGTGACCGAACTGACCGCGGAAGAGCGCCTTCTGCACGCAATCTTCGGCGAAAAGGCGCGCGAAGTCCGCGATACTTCGCTTCGAGTGCCGCACGGTACGGACGGTATCGTCGTGGACGTGAAGGTGTTCACCCGTGAGAACGGCGACGAATTGCCGCCTGGCGTCAATCAGCTCGTCCGCGTGTATATCGCGCAAAAACGGAAGATTTCCGAAGGCGACAAGATGGCGGGACGCCACGGTAACAAAGGGGTTATCGCACGGATCCTGCCGGAAGAAGATATGCCTTTCCTGCCGGACGGCACGCCTGTAGAAGTTGTCCTTAACCCGCTCGGCGTTCCTTCCCGGATGAACATCGGTCAGGTGCTTGAAGTTCACTTGGGTATGGCGGCAAAGCTGCTCGGTATTCATACGGCTACGCCAGTATTTGACGGCGCGCGCGAGAACGACGTGTTCGATACGATGGAAGAAGCCGGCATGAACCGCAACGGTAAAACGCTGCTGTACGACGGCCGCACCGGCGAGCCGTTCGAACGTGAAGTTACCGTCGGCGTCATGTACATGATCAAGCTCGCGCACATGGTTGACGACAAAATCCATGCGCGCTCCACAGGCCCGTACTCTCTCGTTACGCAGCAGCCGCTCGGCGGTAAGGCGCAGTTCGGCGGACAGCGCTTCGGGGAGATGGAGGTTTGGGCGCTCGAAGCCTACGGCGCAGCTTATACGCTGCAGGAGATTTTGACCGTCAAGTCGGACGACGTCGTCGGACGCGTGAAGACGTACGAGTCGATCGTCAAGGGCGAGAACGTGCCGGAGCCCGGCGTTCCGGAATCGTTTAAGGTTTTGATCAAAGAGCTGCAAAGCTTGGGCATGGACGTCAAGATTTTGACCGAAAACGAAGAAGAGATCGAAATGAAGGAAATGGACGACGACGACGAGGTGACCAGCGACAAACTGAACCTGAACCTCGAAGGCGCCGAAATGGGCGTAGAATAA
- a CDS encoding class I SAM-dependent methyltransferase gives MSEHYYSQNPRVRHDLHIIEEMLRGKRLSFETDAGVFSKKGVDYGSKVLIDAMELSPDAEVLDVGCGYGPIGLSAALMVPDGRVTMIDINERAVELAKRNAERNRIRNVRIVKSDLLAEVKDDEFDVVLTNPPIRAGKETVHRIFEQAHDVLKPGGALWIVIQKKQGAPSAFAKLESIFRETVEVTKDKGYRIIKAIK, from the coding sequence CTGTCCGAGCATTACTATTCGCAAAACCCGAGGGTTCGGCACGATTTGCATATTATAGAAGAAATGCTGCGCGGCAAGCGGCTTTCTTTCGAAACGGATGCAGGGGTGTTTTCCAAAAAAGGAGTCGATTACGGCTCCAAAGTATTGATCGACGCGATGGAACTTTCACCGGATGCCGAAGTGCTCGATGTGGGGTGCGGTTACGGACCGATCGGCTTATCGGCGGCGCTGATGGTCCCTGATGGGCGGGTGACGATGATCGATATTAACGAACGGGCGGTCGAGCTCGCGAAGCGGAATGCGGAACGAAACCGCATTCGGAATGTGCGGATTGTTAAGAGCGATCTTTTGGCCGAGGTTAAAGATGACGAATTCGATGTCGTGCTCACCAATCCGCCGATCCGTGCAGGCAAAGAAACCGTTCACCGGATTTTCGAACAGGCGCATGATGTGCTGAAGCCCGGCGGAGCTTTGTGGATTGTCATACAGAAGAAGCAGGGTGCGCCGTCCGCATTCGCCAAGCTGGAATCGATTTTTCGCGAGACGGTGGAAGTGACCAAAGATAAAGGCTACCGCATCATTAAGGCGATCAAATGA
- the rplL gene encoding 50S ribosomal protein L7/L12, with protein MSKEQILEAIKGMTVLELNDLVKAIEEEFGVTAAAPVAVMAGGAAPAEAAEQTEFDVILANAGASKINVIKVVREITGLGLKEAKDLVDGAPKPIKEKVGKEEAESIKAKLTEAGATVEVK; from the coding sequence ATGAGTAAAGAGCAAATCTTAGAAGCGATTAAAGGCATGACCGTTTTGGAACTGAACGACCTGGTTAAAGCAATCGAAGAAGAATTCGGCGTAACAGCAGCAGCTCCTGTTGCGGTTATGGCTGGCGGCGCAGCACCTGCTGAAGCAGCTGAGCAAACAGAATTCGACGTTATCCTTGCAAACGCAGGCGCGTCCAAAATCAACGTAATCAAAGTCGTTCGCGAAATCACAGGTCTCGGCCTGAAAGAAGCGAAAGACCTTGTAGACGGCGCACCGAAGCCGATCAAAGAAAAAGTAGGCAAAGAAGAAGCAGAATCGATCAAAGCAAAATTGACCGAAGCTGGCGCTACTGTAGAAGTAAAATAA
- the rplJ gene encoding 50S ribosomal protein L10, which translates to MANAKIIEAKSQQVSGVTSKLKDSSCVVVADYRGLNVAQVTELRKQLREAGIEFQVLKNTLVRRATAQAELTELDEYLTGPTAIAFSKDDVVAPAKILADFAKKNEHLKVKAGVVEGRVVDVAQIQALASLPSREGLLSMLLSVLQAPMRNFALAVKAVAEKQEGGAQEA; encoded by the coding sequence ATGGCAAACGCGAAAATTATCGAAGCTAAATCCCAACAGGTATCCGGAGTGACATCCAAGCTGAAAGACAGCTCCTGCGTCGTTGTAGCGGACTACCGCGGTTTGAATGTGGCGCAAGTCACCGAACTCCGCAAGCAGCTGCGCGAAGCGGGCATAGAGTTCCAAGTGCTTAAAAACACATTGGTTCGACGTGCGACTGCGCAAGCGGAACTCACGGAACTCGACGAATATTTGACAGGCCCGACTGCGATTGCTTTCAGTAAAGACGATGTGGTTGCTCCTGCGAAAATCCTCGCGGATTTTGCAAAGAAAAACGAACATCTGAAAGTGAAAGCCGGCGTTGTGGAAGGCCGCGTCGTAGACGTGGCGCAAATTCAGGCACTGGCAAGCTTGCCTTCCCGCGAAGGTTTGCTGTCCATGTTGCTCAGCGTACTTCAAGCTCCTATGCGCAACTTCGCCCTTGCGGTTAAAGCTGTCGCCGAGAAGCAAGAAGGCGGCGCGCAAGAAGCTTAA
- the rplA gene encoding 50S ribosomal protein L1: protein MAKHGKKYNEAAKLINPETFYEPAEAIELVKKASTAKFDETVEVAVRLGVDPRKQDQAVRGVVVLPHGTGKTKRVLVFAKGDKAKEAEAAGADFVGDQDMINKIQQGWFDFDVCVATPDMMSEVGKLGRILGGKGLMPNPKAGTVTFDVAKAVQEIKAGKIEYRLDKAGQIHAPIGKVSFDADKLVDNFKALIDALNRAKPAAAKGVYLKNIAVSSTMGPGARVNAQTFR, encoded by the coding sequence ATGGCTAAGCATGGCAAGAAATACAACGAAGCTGCCAAGCTGATCAACCCGGAAACATTTTATGAGCCGGCTGAAGCGATCGAGCTTGTGAAAAAAGCATCCACTGCGAAGTTCGACGAAACCGTTGAAGTTGCAGTTCGTTTGGGCGTTGACCCGAGAAAACAAGACCAGGCTGTTCGTGGCGTCGTCGTACTGCCGCACGGTACTGGTAAAACAAAACGCGTTCTTGTATTCGCCAAAGGCGACAAAGCCAAGGAAGCGGAAGCGGCAGGCGCCGATTTCGTTGGCGATCAAGACATGATCAACAAGATCCAGCAGGGCTGGTTCGACTTTGATGTGTGCGTAGCGACTCCGGATATGATGAGCGAAGTCGGTAAGCTCGGCCGTATTCTCGGCGGTAAAGGCCTTATGCCTAACCCGAAAGCCGGCACGGTGACTTTCGACGTGGCGAAAGCCGTTCAGGAGATCAAAGCCGGTAAGATCGAATACCGTTTGGACAAAGCAGGTCAAATCCATGCTCCGATCGGTAAAGTATCCTTCGACGCCGACAAGCTCGTGGATAACTTCAAGGCGCTGATCGACGCTCTGAACAGAGCGAAGCCTGCGGCTGCCAAGGGCGTATATCTGAAAAACATTGCGGTTTCTTCCACGATGGGCCCGGGAGCACGCGTAAACGCACAAACCTTCAGATAA